The Scomber scombrus chromosome 19, fScoSco1.1, whole genome shotgun sequence DNA window TCCGTCGATCtcctaaaaaaagaagaagaggaagtcAGCGAGAAATCTGTGATCAGCTGAGCGGATTTCTATTCTGGTTGAGTTTGCTGTGGCTGATTAATGAGGCGGCCTATCAAgaagacaaatgaaaaaaggaagacTTGCATGTTTCCTAAATACGTCTGAATGAGGGCCGAGGGCCTGGGGGTCCGCATCCCTGATGAACCAGACAACATCTTCAACAGACCAGGTGGATGGGTCTTTATTAGGTGGCGCCTTGGACTCCTGGGACTCTGGAGATGGATTATAACCTCCTGGAAGAACAAATCAGCTTAAGTTTAACTCATCAGGGgaaataaatgtcaaaacaatgtctttttttttgtcctgtgaTGACCTCTCACCTGTCCTGTTGTTCTCGGGGAACGCGTTCGGGCTGGTGGACGGCTGCCTGCACATGCTCATGGAGGCCGAGCCGTTGGAGAACTGCTGTGATGAACGAAACCCGTAGGAGGACTTTGGTGAGTAAGAGGAGCTTATAGAGCTGAAAGCAGACTCCCCGGGGTCCACGGAGTAGCGTTTACCATCCGACTGGTCTAAATGTCCTCTGCCATTGATGTTTCAGCTAAAGACAAGGTGGAGGCTTCTATCAATAACAAAATCCCTCAAGATTCAAAATCAGCACAAATAATCTGTTTACGGCAGCACAGAAGCTCCACTGAAGAGGCAAAATGTATACATACCATCCGACTGGTAGGAGCCACCGCTGTGCTGGGTAATGGGCTGATCACTGAAGAGGTTTTCACAGTGCAAGCTGCGACAGAGCTTCTTCAGAAAACGAAGCACATAGTCGATGCTGTTCACCACGGGGAGGCTCAGAAGGTGCTGCTTCCCATCAAACGTGGCTGCAAGAGCAAAACAGGGGGACCGCCTTAAACAACTTGTAAAGTTTAGATGCAAATCCTTGCAAATGAGATCATTAAACGTTCACCAATGCATGTTCTCTTTTACTCAGTGAAGTTGTAAAAACACCTGAGGAAGAGTCTTTTAGTGATACCTGATATTTTTTCTCCTCCGTAGCCCTGTGTGAGGAGAGTGAACACTAGAGTGAACACTGTTTTCTGCTGGAAGGCGCTGTCGATGCAGCCTTGGACGGCCTGCTGCAGCACCACGGAGGGCCTGTCGGGTCCAAAGTGATCAGGGAGCTGCTGGATCTTCTTCCTGTCCAGGTTGGGGCCTGTGTTGGCCTGCTTGTTGATGTAGATACAGACTGATGCACgggaggagacagagggagagagacaagTAAAACATGTGGACAGAAAAGAAGGAGTTGATGCTTTATTTACCTTTTGTAGCGAGTTATGAGATCTTTAAAGGGAGGTTTGGTTCGATAAAAGTGCTTCTAAAATGCGTTTAGAGTGTTTTCCGTCCTACCTGTGAGCACCTGGGGCGTGGCAGAGTGGGGGATGGTGGCGGCATCCTGAGGAATGGAGCTCATGTCGGGCTCAGGGGTGCTGCTGGGTGGAGAAATAGCCAACGGCGTCATCACCATCCTGGGTTTGAGCTGAGGAAACaagcagaggaggaaatgtTTTTGCATTCCCGTGTTTATTTTGGGCATATCATTTATTTAGACACAGGCCACTAAATCATGTTGGGAGGAGCGGGTGGTAATAATCTGGATACCAAATCTGGTGCTCAGCCATTTTTATGCAGCAGAATattagttttgtttgtatttatgaaTAGAAAGCAGACATATTTGTCTACATAATGACTTCCCCTTTGGACATGGCATTATTTCCATAATATTTGACTACAGCTGAACAAAGCCTCACACATGTGAAGTCTCTCTCTGTTATAATGGGGtcccaaaaaaaatctgagggCTATGGagccagtgtgtctgtgtacacatgcatttttaaacacGCTGCATCCACAGACCACTATTTCATCCCCCGTTTCACCTTCCCCTCCACCAATCTGGCTGACCTTGAAGCCCGgctttctccccctcttctttGGCACTTTGAGCGGCGGGAGGGATTCAGGATACCGGTTGGGAAAATCCATCTTGGCGACATTGCGGAGCGGGGgtctccctctcttcctgccCGGTATCTTCCCCGACTGGCTGGGGATGAAGGAGGGAGCCACTGCAGCTGATTGCATTTCACTGTTGTTGCCGTCTGATTTCTGTACTGTTCCTGCAGGTACACTCATTTGGAGCTggagacaaaagaagacaaaaacaaccgGAGAGCTCAAGCAGgagaaaagcacaaaaacatgcacTTTGCTTGCACATTAATCCCCCCACTCCTCACCAGCTACACACCACAGTATTAGAGAGCAGCATTAGCATCAATTTAGAGCAGACACAGAGGAAGCAGGATGGCTTGGGGAAAAGGTATACATGAGCAGCAACATCCAAACACTAAAGAGACTGCAGAATACTCAGCTGAGCAATGCGGTGAGAGCAGCAGCATTTAGCAAGAGCACCATAATAATGGAACAACACAAAAGGCAGCCATGCATGAACTGTGGAGGAAACAGCACCTCCATCCTGCACTGATAACACACCAATAAACctgagagagggagcgagagagagagagggagagagagagagagagagagagagagagagagagagagagagagagagagagagagtgggagagagagagaggagagggggagggttTCCATTACCTGCTGTCTTCTATTGTGAAAACCAAAGAGCAAAGCCCTTTTCTCTCCTTAAATCCCAGAAGCCTAAACGTGACTATATAGCAAAATCCCTCACAATGGAGGAGAAAGCCatcttttttcttgctgtatgtGACTCTTCTCTcatcccccccctccctctgctcTTCCTGGTCCCTTTTggttaacactgctgctgctgctgccgccgctgCTGCCGCTGCTAATGCTGCTGCTCGGCACACAGGCTGCAGACATCTCATTAGACTAATGCATTCAGCAGTGGCAGAGGGAGGGGAAAATTGACTTCACCATGGCTACCCAGCTATGAATTACCATTACGATGACAGCTTCCACcctaatctttaaaaaaaggaaaaaagaaaaagaagaagaagcagcatcTCTAAGAGAGGAAACATGTGGCACACCTCTcatgcagcagcagtagcagcagtagcagcagcagcagcagcagcagtagagttAACCCGCAATTTATACACTTAAAATTAATCCTGTTTTAGGGCAGATTtgtcacagaaacacaaaaggaTGCAGCGTGTAAACAAACCCGGTCAGCCGGCACTCACCATCCAAAACAGATGTGAACTGGAGGAGTATCCCCACGCTCCTTTTGCTGTATTTCCTATATTTTTCGTGCTTCCAATTGCAGAGCACGGACCTCAAAGCAAGGCGGACTccactgtaatactgtatatatgtgtgtgcatttgtgtgtgtgtgtatatatgtgtgtgtgtgtgtgtgtgtgtgtgtatatgtgtgtgtgtgtatacaacagagacagacagacagagagcgagtgacagagtctgtgtgtgtgtgtgcattagagagagagagagagagagagagagagagagagagagagagagagagagatagggagaagGGCTcctctgttgtcatggcaacaagcCTCTAAGCCTTGTAACACCCTCCCATGTTTTGTCTGCAACTCCAGCTCAGTGCTGTGGAGGATAATTAGACCGAGGACAGACTTTCTgctgttaataataatgagaatatTCACCGTAAAGTATGAATAATACTATAGTGTGTTTCTCCACTTGTGTGCGTTTAACAGTAAAACCTaccatctttttaaaaaaatgctttaagcTTTTATTCAGGCTGCAGTAATCTGatattagagctgaaacaatcgGCTGATATATAATGCAGTGTAGTGACAATTTTGGTCAGAGATTAATaatcatttgagtcatttttcaagcaaaaatggacaaacatcctctgtttccagcctctcaaatgtggcaatttgctgctttttataTCCATGAAtagaatatatttgttttttctttgtctttttatggACAATAAAAGCAATGTGAAGATGCCACTATGggattttcattatttatctaACATTTTATGtactaaacaattaatcaagacAATAATGGGAAGATTAATGGATAATAACAATTATCATTAGTGCTATAATTACCCTAATAATGTTTGCCTAATTGTCTATTTATCAATACATGCTGTGAAAATCTAATTTATCttcatttctgtgtgtatattgaagtttatttattttcattgctgcattttcattttcaacaatttgtttttaatattcttgTGTTAGtggtgttgttttttcatttcagtgatGCCCAATGAGTCAGTGTTTCACATTCAGGTACTGTATGCCTGCCTAAACTGACAAGACACAACATTAATTTATTCCTCAATACATTTGGGTTTCGGTGTGTGCCGCTACCTGTGTGGATAATAGGATCATAAATCTGTGTTATGCCAAAGTAGGTGTAGTGTGTGTATTGTGCAATCTTGAGATTGTGGCTGCAATGAAACATTATCttcttaatttattattatttttaattaaatgtcaaatatagTTAAAATTATGGTGGCCACAATTCCTCTAAGCTCAAAGTAATGTCTTTAAATTGTCCTATTGTTCTATTTACAGTGACATAAACCTCAGAGATGCAGCAGATCTTAACATTTAAGAAGGTGGAACTAAAAAATGGTCGgcaaatatttatttgaaaattgACTCAAATCATTAATTGATTGTCAACattgttgcagattaattttatGTCAGTTgtctaatcaattaatcaactaattgctGTTAAGTAATCTTAAAAAATACAGTCTTGTTAGCTTTTAGAAAAGATTAGatttttagaaaacaaatgGCTTAAAACATTTGTATGCCACTGTATTTTATACAATTAAATTTGAAACAATTCATTGCAGTtcaatgtgattattttttttaattctcccTTTTAAcccgttttattcaattttagcttattttcaatctttatttaattttaatcttttaaaatcctattaatatttttttaaatattgcaatgtgtttattttacatgttgCGTTGATGGCTTTTATGTCCTATACAAAGGTATTTCAATTGTCTTGTTGTTGAAAAGTGAATatataataagataaaataagataagatgtatctttattgatctcccttgggagaaattcaaattgacacaagcagtatagtttaaaaaaaagtagggTGTAagtgatgaaataaataagataaaatactatatacagtaaacaacctaataaatctgcaatatataaatgtgcaatatgcagaagatcctgagattatatacatgtgtgcagtgttcctgggatttacatagtaaagacagcatcagtctttttattttttgatattgctttgtgttcattttatatGTTGCCTTTTTGGCTTTTATGTCCTATATGAAGCTATTtaaattgccttgttgttgaaaagTGAATACATaacaatgaatatataataatgaataattaaataataaatgtatcagCACGACTGCAACCAATTTTGATTGTCAGACtgcttattttaaatgtaactattataaatatgttgttttataataataaatattataaatgtcGCCCCCTGTCGGCTGAGGACAAacacttctctctttctctatctgtgTCTGTGCGTTTGTACGTTTGCTAATAAAGTTACATTGAAGAAATTTGAGCCAAGATGGCGGCGTGCGTGCCGCTGCTGTCTCTGCTGAAGATGTCACCCTCAGCTTCTTCTCTGGGCTTCAGGTGTCTTCTAACAGAGAAACATTCCTCCAGAAAGCAGCTAAAACCTCTGACGGACCTCTGCAGACGAGGTGAGGCGTATTTTTGGTGAGTCGGTTTAGATATTGATGGTGTTAAAGGTGTTTGTCTGCTGGTTTAACCTTATTTAACCTTATTTAGCTTCTTGTTTATAAGTCGACCTAGCTCAAGTATTAATCTCTTGTAGGTAGTTTAAACTCTCTCATAATAAACCTGCTTAACTATTGTTATAATTGACTATCCTCAACCTATTTAAACttacctttttatgtttttcttgccCTGTCAGCTGTCAAACTAGCTCTCCCTTACTAACCTTTGCTCCTTGTCCTCAGCTGCAGCTTTATCACAACTCACATTATCAATTAACCCGTGTTGTTGTTGCTATTCATCATTTATAAAGGCTTCACGGTGAAAGCCCAGCAGGAGGTGGAGGACAGTGGGAGCAATGCAGCCGGGTTCAGCGGGCCTCTGGATCACTACAGCGGGCTGATCAGAGACGGATCTCTGCGGGAGGATGAGCACCAGAAAGAAGTGATGCAGACACTGGACCAGCTGCACAAAACACTCAGAGGATACAGCAACACACCCACATCCTTCCTCTCCAAGGTAGAGAAATCAAACACCCCTTCacgtgtttttttattttcttattaaagGTCGaattcactctttttttaaaaagtcaatcaGATGCTCATATGAGAAGTAAAAGATGTTTTCCCTCGCTGTAATCCcttcctcatgttcatactggctattcaaagatctcctttaaatgtgctttcaatgtaaatgatgggagccaaaatctacagtgtgtccacacaggtATTTTGTgcataaatgcatttaaaagttgaaacCTTTGCTTTTGCTTGTTTGTAAACATGTAAAGTAAGATATGTCTGTAGGGTGGATTaaggtaatgtgggacactttttgcaattcttacttgttcatcatatttaaatatgaatccaatacattatatcaacacctaatatcattatgaaatccctgagatgtttgcTTGTTTAATCACAAGAcagtttttagatattgtactgacaaggaaaatggcacatatattaATGTCCCTTGTGTCGAATCGTTACagaatttgtagattttgtaatctgggacactatttttttttaagcttagaaatactttgatttatacaaagcagACTTATCTGCCAAAACTATCTGATTCTGAACTCTCTgcctgaatgttttgttttttttgctttctcatcagaaaggttaaaaaactagtagcctgtatgttgacatgtgtaatgtttgtgcataaatatatttaaaaagttgatctgaaACCTTTGCTTGTGCTTGTTTGTAAGCATGTAAAGTAAGATGTGTTTGTAAGACATTAACTaaggtgtgtgtatgcttgagatgtttttaccattattattttgttgttgtttatctcaGGCTTGCACaggtgtttttaatttattgtgttttttcctgaaTTGCTTTTATGGTGATTCTCTTTTGtccaagacacattttttactgAGGGAGACAATAAAAGTggctttgacctttttatatgaggcttcagcagccTGAGTTAGTcctatcaagtggatatctgccacatttacagtcttttttagcatcaaattcccttttTGAGTTTCCTCGGACAGCGTTTACCTACTGAGCTCAAGTATagcaacaaaaagaggaacGTTGCAGTCTTTTTTAGAGGCACTAAAAAAAGTAACGTTaaaagatattgacttgatttgacgaTAGCATTTCCATTCAGCATTGTTTTTTCCATCCATTCAAAGATGCACTTTATGGTTCCTTCTATAGATCAGCATTGACTAAATATGTAGTAAACAAACTTaatgaaaatattacattttaatttttcatatttatttgcttttttatctACCCTAACATCTTCCTCTTTGTCAGTGCTttggttaattaaaaaaaaaaaaaaagaaaacatttttaagaagaGTAATGAAATCCTAAAGtaacaaataattaataatacattttctgtcaccTTTTCATTTGCAGTTGCCTTTACCATTTTAAGTATTCATTgctaaaagaacaaaaaacacatacttGTATTTAAACTTAAAGTACATGTTGGCTTTTGGATTATATCCCCATCACTTAGAAACTAAGTGATGGGGATTATGAAGGGATTTTCTAATCagtagtcagtatgaacaagaggaatgattacaccAAGAAAAACctctcagtgttcatttggacatttgaacctgtccttttaaacagttttgtgtgttgttttattataatacagtagatttttatttatttttgcataacGTAAAACCAGAATTCTcctgatttttctctctttctgttcatCTTTCAGTTTTTCACAAAACCTAAACCTCCAAACGGCTACTACATCTACGGTGATGTTGGTAAGAGATATGAATAAgagacatatactgtacatcttaAATGAAACTTAATGACTGTGTTATGTGTAGGTTTGGTCCTAACACACATGATCCTCATCATTTCAGGCACAGGAAAAACTATGGTGATGGACATGTTTTACTCACATGTGGAGacggaaaagaaaaagagggttCATTTCCACGGCTTCATGTTGGACGTACATAAAAGTGAGTATGCTTCATGTTCGTAACGAGAAATGCTCAGTTTCAAAGATGTAAACCGCCTTTCAAAGCCATCAGGTGGCAGGTAAGCCAGAGCTGAATCATAAAATGAATACGTTATGTTCAGGATAAGGTGTGTTAAATCTAAAAAGTGTAAGATGTGATCCAAGCTGTAAAAGCTTTGATgcagggttaaaaaaacaatagataTGTGTTCCTACATTCAACACAACAACCCTACATTTTCACCAGTAGTAAATATATATCCACTCAGTTCAATTCAAGccatttaaatgcatttgagGCAGGATTCCTACCACCAGAGGGCGATACTGTGTCTAGTCTCATTCATTAACATTCATTCAATCATTGCCT harbors:
- the LOC134001078 gene encoding LOW QUALITY PROTEIN: sex comb on midleg-like protein 4 (The sequence of the model RefSeq protein was modified relative to this genomic sequence to represent the inferred CDS: inserted 1 base in 1 codon), with translation MSVPAGTVQKSDGNNSEMQSAAVAPSFIPSQSGKIPGRKRGRPPLRNVAKMDFPNRYPESLPPLKVPKKRGRKPGFKLKPRMVMTPLAISPPSSTPEPDMSSIPQDAATIPHSATPQVLTVCIYINKQANTGPNLDRKKIQQLPDHFGPDRPSVVLQQAVQGCIDSAFQQKTVFTLVFTLLTQGYGGEKISATFDGKQHLLSLPVVNSIDYVLRFLKKLCRSLHCENLFSDQPITQHSGGSYQSDAETSMAEDXLDQSDGKRYSVDPGESAFSSISSSYSPKSSYGFRSSQQFSNGSASMSMCRQPSTSPNAFPENNRTGYNPSPESQESKAPPNKDPSTWSVEDVVWFIRDADPQALGPHSDVFRKHEIDGNALLLLKSDMIMKYLGLKLGPALKLCYHIDKLKQTKF